The following coding sequences lie in one Arachis ipaensis cultivar K30076 chromosome B05, Araip1.1, whole genome shotgun sequence genomic window:
- the LOC110271888 gene encoding uncharacterized protein LOC110271888 encodes MVLFDASTGSGISPNTFEQYYCEGTTKEETKKKCRQNALNRSKQLYTHTGGSKTFSRKKDEVEKEQGRPVGRGELFIMTHKKKDGSYIYPNARVVSEAIANIDRQDGSSKHLSQNDSLAQVLGKEHPGRVRALRAGPCPTQVFGNAAGQPSGSAEPNEESKRRIAELTAKLEEEQAKKQSIHKVLGYLVQQ; translated from the exons ATGGTCTTGTTTGATGCCTCTACTGGTAGTGGTATCAGCCCAAACACATTTGAACAATACTACTGTGAAGGAACAAct AAGGAAGAAACAAAG AAAAAGTGTAGACAGAACGCTTTAAATCGAAGCAAGCAACTATACACACATACTGGGGGCTCCAAAACATTTTCAAGAAAAAAAGACGAAGTG GAGAAAGAGCAAGGAAGGCCTGTTGGTAGAGGAGAGTTGTTTATCATGACTCATAAGAAAAAAGATGGCTCGTATATCTATCCCAATGCACGTGTTGTTAGT GAAGCAATTGCGAATATTGATAGGCAGGATGGATCCTCTAAGCACCTTTCACAAAATGACTCGCTAGCACAAGTTCTCGGAAAGGAGCACCCAGGACGAGTTCGTGCCCTACGTGCTGGACCATGTCCCACCCAAGTCTTTGGTAATGCTGCTGGACAACCGTCGGGTTCTGCAGAGCCTAATGAAGAGTCCAAGAGGAGGATTGCAGAATTGACGGCTAAGCTAGAAGAAGAGCAGGCAAAGAAACAGTCAATACATAAGGTCTTGGGATATCTAGTCCAACAGTAA